In one Populus nigra chromosome 12, ddPopNigr1.1, whole genome shotgun sequence genomic region, the following are encoded:
- the LOC133669070 gene encoding vesicle-associated protein 4-2-like produces the protein MPFWQTSNGNGNAASSSTTTTSSSSTSSSSMSSNNSNGNNGCQQNQSNQLGETRSSLYYSTNAISFVTKSLLPTRRRLRLDPPNKLFFPYEPGKQVRSAIGIKNTCKYHVAFKFQTTAPKSCYMRPPGAILAPGESLTATVFKFVEPPENNERQLDQRSRVKFKIMSLKVKGEMEYVPEMFDEQKDQVAVEQILRVIFLDPECPSPALEKLKRQLAEAEAELEARKKPPEDAGPRVVNEGLVIDEWKERRERYLARQQVEVDSV, from the exons ATGCCATTTTGGCAAACAAGCAATGGCAATGGCAATGCCgcttcttcttctactactaCCACTTCTTCATCTTCAACATCTTCAAGTTCCATGAGTAGTAATAACAGTAATGGCAATAATGGATGTCAACAGAACCAAAGTAACCAGCTTGGAGAGACAAGATCGAGTCTTTATTATTCGACTAATGCAATATCGTTTGTTACTAAGTCTTTGTTGCCTACTAGAAGAAGACTCAGGCTTGATCCTCCTAACAAGCTCTTCTTTCCTT ATGAACCAGGTAAACAGGTTAGGAGTGCAATTGGCATCAAGAACACTTGCAAGTATCATGTAGCTTTCAAG TTCCAAACGACTGCACCAAAGAGCTGTTACATGCGTCCTCCCGGGGCTATTCTTGCTCCTGGAGAAAGTCTTACCGCAACTG TATTCAAGTTTGTGGAACCTCCAGAGAACAATGAGAGACAATTGGATCAGAGGAGCAGGGTTAAGTTCAAGATCATGAGCTTGAAAGTGAAAGGAGAAATGGAATATGTTCCTGAGATG TTTGACGAGCAGAAGGATCAAGTAGCAGTTGAGCAAATTCTGCGAGTAATTTTTCTTGATCCAGAATGCCCTAGCCCT GCACTGGAAAAACTTAAAAGACAACTGGCTGAGGCTGAAGCTGAGCTTGAGGCACGCAAGAAGCCTCCAGAAGACGCAGGTCCCCGAGTCGTCAACGAAGGACTTGTTATAGATGAGTGG AAAGAGCGGAGGGAAAGATACCTGGCACGCCAGCAGGTTGAAGTTGATTCTGTGTGA